A genomic region of Homalodisca vitripennis isolate AUS2020 chromosome 5, UT_GWSS_2.1, whole genome shotgun sequence contains the following coding sequences:
- the LOC124363793 gene encoding uncharacterized protein LOC124363793, which produces MWRHGNSRHKKWLEISEEENKVRRSLSKLFHTVQNIPSTRSGLVVDSLWDLVDELESFDPASSVKSMKFTQTTENKSYSKRYLNLRLHPSNEKPNHANSGCNRNYNLLRTVSTERQKLDLVADTRLNKIPKADPQKCYSNAPVKHREKNVGQNPKNSRGRIPKNKNQPSVSGGQNFLPANTKPVSPKGTQTEFVRRKSKTSVPPDVAESSVKKNFRRSKSILKKRETNTIKLENSNVQKLSEQKNVKVLKPVKKIKSNSHKRNGSLDSKLKSKSVMESLICNQDLSATDESSMVKTLTNYWNNLLKNDESTLEVDNSQLQYIHSFDQLSEGDCQRVKCFQTSKSNRSSRLRHLSDSNINIMKGLENLNSLSLKKHQSKGTQITDEDPIRQVSGDVLNHDVRCSKNHDTSCSFSTKSAVQVLEQLIKQLRTSPDDELLTSATCVPQSVKTMLCLMTTAMMSAHEHNTFDNSNCTPTIPKEIFTDNAALSVNLSKSNSRTSFSPVEDNLEKGMESALALPGISLEKVKEAVIVFNFLKDKLWIKFLEFNDRNEKNTFLHGDEISSQNFTFIYEEEILIEDDDKSELEVEEITAGEIWHTIFLSILNCVKDITNVLINRIIIQRPHAIEEWITMIYQSLVSILVWWVIMKEVFGK; this is translated from the exons atgtGGAGACATGGTAATTCAAGGCACAAAAAATGGTTAGAAATTTCGGAAGAGGAAAATAAAGTGAGAAGAAGTCTCAGCAAATTGTTTCACACCGTACAAAACATCCCTTCCACCAG GTCTGGACTTGTTGTCGATTCTCTATGGGATTTGGTAGATGAGTTAGAATCATTTGATCCTGCTAGTTCCGTAAAATCGATGAAATTCACTcaaacaacagaaaacaaaagCTACAGCAAAAGATATCTCAACCTTCGTCTCCATCCTTCTAATGAGAAACCAAACCATGCTAACTCTGGCTGCAATAGAAATTATAACCTACTAAGGACTGTGTCTACGGAAAGGCAAAAGCTAGATTTAGTAGCAGAtacaagattaaataaaattccgAAAGCAGATCCTCAAAAGTGTTACTCAAACGCTCCAGTGAAACATCGAGAGAAAAATGTTGGACAAAACCCTAAAAATTCTCGAGGAAgaataccaaaaaataaaaatcaaccgAGTGTCAGTGGCGGTCAAAATTTTCTGCCTGCTAATACAAAACCAGTTTCGCCAAAAGGAACTCAAACAGAGTTTGTTAGAAGGAAGTCCAAAACATCAGTTCCTCCTGATGTAGCAGAATCATCAGTGAAAAAGAACTTTAGAAGAAGCAAAAGCATTCTAAAAAAGAGGGAAACTAACactataaaattagaaaatagtaATGTACAAAAATTATCAGAACAGAAAAACGTAAAAGTCTTAAAGccagtaaagaaaattaaaagcaatAGTCATAAACGAAATGGCTCATTGGATTCCAAATTGAAATCTAAGAGTGTAATGGAATCACTTATCTGCAACCAAGATTTATCTGCAACAGATGAGTCCAGTATGGTAAAAACCCTCACGAACTACTGGAACAACCTTCTAAAGAATGATGAGAGCACTCTAGAAGTAGATAACTCACAGTTGCAATACATTCACAGCTTTGATCAGCTGAGTGAAGGGGACTGTCAGCGAGTCAAGTGCTTCCAAACGTCAAAAAGCAATAGATCTTCACGCCTACGGCATCTCTCTGACTCTAACATTAACATCATGAAAGGGCTTGAGAACTTGAATAGCTTGTCCTTGAAGAAACATCAGTCCAAAGGTACACAGATTACTGATGAAGATCCTATTCGCCAAGTATCAGGAGACGTTCTGAACCACGATGTAAGGTGCTCGAAGAATCACGACACTTCCTGTAGTTTCAGCACAAAAAGTGCCGTGCAAGTTTTGGAACAGCTCATCAAACAGCTTCGAACCTCTCCTGATGATGAACTATTAACAAGCGCAACCTGTGTTCCCCAAAGTGTTAAAACTATGTTGTGTCTTATGACAACAGCTATGATGTCTGCACATGAACATAACACCTTTGATAACTCTAATTGTACTCCTACAATTCCTAAAGAAATATTCACAGATAATGCAGCTCTATCTGTTAATTTATCAAAATCCAATTCTAGAACCTCTTTTTCACCAGTGGAGGACAATCTGGAGAAAGGCATGGAAAGTGCTCTTGCTTTACCAGGAATAAGTTTAGAAAAAGTTAAAGAGGCAGTAATagttttcaactttttaaaagataaattatggATTAAATTTCTTGAGTTTAAtgacagaaatgaaaaaaatacttttctccACGGTGATGAAATATCATCCCAAAACTTCACATTTATTTACGAAGAGGAAATTCTTATAGAAGATGATGATAAAAGTGAATTGGAGGTTGAAGAAATAACAGCTGGGGAAATTTGGCACACAATTTTCTTGTCAATTTTAAATTGCGTGAAAGACATAACCAACGTGCTAATCAATCGGATCATTATTCAGAGGCCCCACGCTATTGAAGAATGGATTACAATGATATATCAATCTCTGGTATCGATTTTGGTTTGGTGGGTTATTATGAAAGaggtttttggaaaataa